In Leptodesmis sichuanensis A121, the following are encoded in one genomic region:
- a CDS encoding FecR family protein, which produces MYSYFTTLKQSIRDLVEKTPHRVLPAACLYFLLSQIHTGAAQQSIPVRVDRWLSVQQMSGKVTYQDQQQSRSAKVGDRLQAIGDGITTGQRSPATLEVDTAVGFITLAENTQINVQMLGIAPDNGRITHLSVPYGQVRLRLRRFTHRGSRLQLQTPAGVSAVRGTEFGVAVQPNGKTGLATLTGAVDTTAQGQTVAVPAGFQNFTIPGEPPTPPVPLRDNTEIRYTLERLIQRGLRQVRFWGQVDPVNTVLVGNVPQVTDRNGWFSIMLPAVSVQKLQVTVITPLGRQQTHQLTITL; this is translated from the coding sequence ATGTATAGCTATTTCACAACCTTGAAACAGTCAATTCGCGACCTGGTAGAGAAGACTCCTCATAGGGTTTTGCCTGCTGCCTGCCTGTATTTTTTGCTTTCACAGATCCATACCGGAGCCGCACAACAGTCAATTCCGGTACGAGTCGATCGCTGGTTATCTGTACAGCAGATGAGCGGCAAGGTGACTTACCAGGATCAGCAACAATCTCGCTCAGCGAAAGTGGGCGATCGCTTGCAGGCTATCGGTGACGGAATTACTACGGGTCAGCGATCGCCCGCGACTTTAGAAGTAGATACAGCGGTTGGCTTCATCACGCTAGCCGAGAACACGCAAATTAATGTCCAGATGTTGGGCATAGCTCCGGATAATGGTCGTATCACTCATTTAAGCGTTCCTTATGGACAGGTGCGGTTGCGATTACGGCGGTTTACCCATCGTGGCTCCAGGTTGCAACTGCAAACTCCAGCAGGCGTCAGTGCTGTAAGAGGTACCGAGTTTGGCGTGGCAGTGCAGCCCAATGGCAAAACGGGACTTGCCACGCTCACAGGTGCTGTCGATACCACAGCTCAGGGACAAACGGTTGCCGTACCTGCCGGATTTCAAAACTTTACAATACCGGGAGAACCGCCAACCCCACCTGTTCCTCTAAGGGATAATACCGAGATACGCTATACCCTGGAACGACTCATTCAGCGTGGGCTGCGTCAGGTGCGCTTCTGGGGGCAGGTTGATCCGGTCAATACCGTATTGGTCGGAAATGTCCCGCAAGTGACCGATCGCAACGGCTGGTTTAGCATCATGCTTCCCGCCGTGTCTGTCCAGAAGCTTCAGGTTACAGTAATTACACCACTGGGTCGGCAGCAGACTCATCAACTGACAATTACTCTATGA
- a CDS encoding CHASE2 domain-containing protein, whose product MKGFFQKHRWRLLPGRVALWRLLPGSLTLLLITLLLLLGFFQPLEQIAYRAMFRARGEQPWDDRLVLVAIDDASLRQLGRFPWPRQSYLELLNVLRQANSAIVAVDLIWSESSPVDAQLAEAMTTQGRVVLATAWDATGLPLEPVPLLEQAAIATGHVLKREDADGIVRQVNLYTQGEPAFGVATVEAYGLVRQPIPLPTLKSPLWVNWMGSANSLRQYSFVDVVRGKVPLPALQNKIVLVGVTATGLDSMTTPFDQNPAASSVYLHATVINNLLQQNYLRPLNPGWLICILLLGGPGLSWVLSGLSTRQQLLVIHGISVLWVLLSILLLRTNYLLPVALPIALFCLTAAAVALTERLRENYLLRQQIERLWQRYRQDLILDTTHPHPAATATQNPFLSDSESNVSRVVQLAALAELLGRSQSAQAAIARNLTMGLLATDLDGVIWFCNPLAATWLHVTIGHRLRDKLVPHWLSQEQWQTSLKSLKAGHAIRHKNLKHGQRWFDLMLDPLVYSSSPTGNQPNGLLLLIEDISDRKQIELELQQARETAENANRAKSEFLANMSHELRTPLNAILGFTQLMNHTDFINPEHQEYLSIINRSGQHLLELINDVLELSKIEAGKLELHPTSFYLHHFLDHLKQMLHIKAANKNLDLVFDLDPNLPRLITADENRLRQVLLNLLGNAVKFTQEGQVTLKVRCQDEESEGYGEATDFRFPVSDSPSPRYLLAFEISDTGPGIATEEVENLFKAFVQTQTGQRASEGTGLGLKISRKFVNLMGGDITVQSIVGQGSTFKFEIWVRKGEAIESSTALQTSRQVVGLAPGQPTYRVLIVEDRWDNSQLLVQLLSPMGFDVRVAKDGQAAIALWANWHPHLILMDLHMPIMDGYQATRQIRLRESFVLRHQALADHPNPQNLRSITKIIALTADAFEDTRMAILSMGCNDFIRKPIQVDELFRKISEQLGVRYLYREIAGQEASQHQPDDAMPTLASLTEHLAQMPTWWVIQLHREAIRGFDEPILQLIQHIPVTHHPLATALKNWAENFQFDQIVQLTKTRLEHRIE is encoded by the coding sequence ATGAAGGGGTTCTTCCAGAAGCATCGATGGCGGCTCCTACCAGGGAGGGTAGCCCTATGGCGACTCCTGCCGGGAAGTTTAACCCTGCTCTTGATTACCTTGCTACTGCTACTGGGATTTTTTCAGCCTTTAGAGCAAATTGCTTACCGCGCTATGTTTCGAGCACGAGGAGAACAACCCTGGGATGATCGACTGGTGCTGGTAGCGATCGATGATGCCAGTTTGCGCCAACTCGGTCGCTTTCCCTGGCCCCGGCAATCTTACCTTGAACTCCTGAATGTGCTGCGTCAAGCGAATTCCGCGATCGTCGCTGTGGACTTAATCTGGTCTGAATCCAGTCCAGTAGATGCTCAATTGGCAGAGGCAATGACCACGCAGGGTCGGGTCGTGTTAGCAACAGCCTGGGATGCAACCGGGCTGCCACTGGAACCTGTTCCACTGCTGGAACAGGCTGCGATCGCCACGGGCCACGTCTTGAAGCGTGAAGATGCAGACGGTATTGTGCGCCAGGTGAACCTTTACACCCAAGGCGAACCTGCTTTTGGGGTGGCCACAGTGGAAGCGTATGGCTTGGTACGACAACCGATTCCACTGCCCACCCTGAAGTCTCCCCTGTGGGTAAATTGGATGGGATCTGCCAACAGTCTCCGTCAATATTCGTTTGTGGATGTAGTCCGTGGCAAAGTACCGCTACCTGCCTTGCAAAACAAAATTGTATTAGTCGGGGTGACGGCAACGGGCCTCGATTCTATGACCACTCCATTTGATCAAAATCCGGCAGCCAGTAGCGTTTACCTCCATGCCACAGTCATTAATAATTTGCTGCAACAGAACTATTTACGGCCCTTAAATCCGGGCTGGTTAATCTGCATTCTGTTGCTGGGTGGCCCCGGTTTGAGTTGGGTGTTATCGGGTTTGAGCACCCGACAGCAACTGCTGGTAATTCATGGTATCAGTGTGCTGTGGGTGTTGCTTAGCATTCTCCTGCTGCGGACTAATTATTTGCTGCCAGTAGCTTTGCCCATTGCCCTATTTTGCCTGACAGCGGCGGCCGTTGCCCTGACTGAACGACTGCGGGAGAACTATCTCCTGCGGCAACAGATTGAACGGCTTTGGCAGCGTTATCGACAGGATCTGATCTTGGATACAACCCATCCCCATCCTGCCGCTACAGCAACTCAGAACCCCTTTCTCTCTGATTCTGAATCAAATGTTTCGCGAGTAGTTCAGTTAGCTGCCCTGGCAGAACTATTGGGCCGATCGCAATCTGCTCAGGCGGCGATCGCCCGCAATTTAACGATGGGACTCTTAGCCACTGACCTGGATGGAGTAATCTGGTTTTGTAACCCATTGGCTGCGACCTGGTTGCACGTTACGATCGGCCACCGTTTACGCGATAAATTAGTGCCTCACTGGTTGAGTCAGGAACAGTGGCAGACAAGCCTGAAAAGCTTGAAAGCGGGCCATGCGATTCGACACAAGAATTTGAAACATGGCCAACGCTGGTTTGACCTGATGCTAGATCCGCTAGTGTATTCTTCCTCCCCCACTGGTAACCAACCGAATGGCTTGTTGCTGTTGATTGAAGATATCAGCGATCGCAAACAAATTGAGTTAGAACTGCAGCAGGCGAGGGAAACGGCTGAAAATGCTAATCGCGCTAAAAGTGAATTTTTGGCCAATATGAGCCATGAATTACGCACTCCCCTGAATGCCATTCTAGGCTTCACGCAGTTAATGAATCATACTGACTTTATCAATCCTGAGCATCAGGAATATCTCAGCATTATTAACCGCAGTGGACAGCATTTACTAGAATTAATTAATGATGTGTTAGAGCTATCTAAAATTGAAGCCGGCAAACTAGAACTTCATCCAACAAGTTTTTATCTGCACCATTTTTTAGATCATTTAAAACAAATGCTGCATATTAAAGCAGCGAACAAAAATCTTGATTTGGTATTTGATCTGGATCCCAATTTGCCTCGACTTATCACCGCTGATGAAAATAGGCTGCGTCAGGTTCTGCTTAATTTGTTAGGGAATGCAGTGAAGTTTACCCAGGAAGGACAGGTGACTTTGAAGGTCCGTTGCCAAGATGAAGAGAGCGAAGGCTATGGGGAAGCAACGGATTTCCGGTTCCCTGTTTCCGATTCCCCATCTCCTCGCTACTTACTGGCCTTTGAAATTTCGGATACCGGTCCTGGTATTGCCACAGAGGAAGTTGAAAATTTATTTAAAGCCTTTGTGCAAACTCAAACTGGTCAGCGTGCCAGTGAGGGAACGGGCTTGGGCTTAAAGATTAGCCGCAAGTTTGTGAATCTCATGGGTGGAGATATCACTGTACAAAGCATTGTGGGACAGGGCAGTACCTTTAAATTTGAGATTTGGGTTCGCAAAGGTGAGGCGATCGAGTCATCAACTGCTTTGCAAACTTCTCGTCAGGTGGTTGGGCTGGCTCCTGGACAACCAACGTATCGCGTGCTGATTGTAGAAGACCGTTGGGATAATAGCCAACTGCTGGTGCAATTATTGTCTCCCATGGGATTTGACGTACGTGTTGCTAAGGATGGGCAAGCCGCGATCGCCCTCTGGGCAAATTGGCATCCTCACCTGATTCTGATGGATCTGCATATGCCAATTATGGACGGCTACCAGGCAACCAGGCAGATTCGCTTGCGGGAGTCATTCGTCCTGCGTCATCAGGCATTGGCCGATCATCCCAATCCGCAGAATTTGAGATCGATCACTAAAATTATTGCTCTCACGGCTGATGCGTTTGAAGACACTCGCATGGCTATTTTGTCGATGGGCTGTAATGACTTTATTCGTAAACCTATTCAGGTCGATGAATTATTCAGGAAAATCTCTGAACAGTTGGGCGTTCGTTATTTGTATCGGGAGATTGCAGGTCAGGAAGCCAGCCAGCATCAACCCGATGATGCTATGCCCACACTGGCTAGCCTGACTGAACATCTTGCTCAGATGCCGACTTGGTGGGTGATTCAACTTCATCGGGAAGCAATTAGAGGATTTGACGAACCCATCCTTCAACTCATTCAACACATTCCAGTAACCCATCACCCACTAGCAACTGCCTTAAAAAATTGGGCTGAAAACTTCCAATTCGATCAGATTGTCCAGTTGACCAAAACCAGACTTGAGCACCGTATAGAATAG
- a CDS encoding Uma2 family endonuclease, with product MAQAGVKFTTFEAYLSYSNATPMEGRYELIDGALVQLPPESELNNWIADNLQFLLAIVNVVPRRLIKTHTCEVQVPVLQPKDAANRYPDLVVLRPEHLELTQRRLTVTLDMPPPRLIVEVISPGKTNRDRDYIHKRAQYAAIGVPEYWLIAPVAETVLVLTLDRKAYREVGLFSQDAAIVSIEFPDLELTVRQVFATGL from the coding sequence ATGGCCCAGGCTGGGGTAAAATTTACAACCTTTGAGGCATATCTTTCCTATAGCAACGCAACGCCAATGGAAGGACGGTATGAGTTAATTGATGGAGCGTTAGTTCAATTGCCGCCAGAATCAGAGCTAAATAATTGGATTGCTGACAATCTACAGTTTCTCCTGGCGATCGTAAATGTTGTTCCCCGGCGACTCATCAAAACCCATACCTGCGAAGTGCAGGTTCCAGTCCTGCAGCCCAAAGATGCGGCTAACCGTTACCCAGATCTGGTTGTACTGCGACCAGAGCACCTGGAACTCACCCAACGACGGCTAACCGTTACTCTGGATATGCCGCCGCCTCGACTGATTGTTGAAGTTATCAGCCCTGGCAAGACGAATCGAGATCGAGACTATATCCATAAACGAGCGCAATATGCGGCGATCGGTGTTCCCGAATACTGGTTGATCGCTCCAGTGGCTGAAACGGTGCTGGTGCTGACGTTAGACCGTAAAGCTTACAGAGAAGTTGGACTATTCAGTCAGGATGCGGCGATCGTCTCCATTGAGTTCCCAGATCTGGAGTTGACGGTCAGGCAGGTTTTCGCAACGGGACTCTAA
- a CDS encoding AAA family ATPase encodes MIPLRLTLKNFLSYREATLNFQGLHTACICGANGAGKSSLLEAIAWAIWGESRASSEDDVIHLGAAEALVDFVFSTHQHTYRIIRSRQRGQGTTLDFQIAREADNKAEGEASLVIGHSSLGEGKGQRTKDEGQGTIQNSKFKIHNFSFRSLTAKGVRATQQLILEHVKLDYETFINSAYLRQGRADEFMLKRPGERKQILADLLKLNQYDELADRAKDRARQLKGQIEVLESNLQGILNQLQQQDAIAQEQSTLAAVLEQLQQQQAADTEQLQTLRSLQHQRQAWHQQLTWHQQQQQILEQDYHRLQQELAAAHHQHQELSLILSQESTIAAEYARFQALQAQEEHLATQFKQHQQLQTQRQRAHQQQTEITLQLQNKIQQVEAQLEALQQQEQEIQHALRKASTVEEGLQKLQQARAHLNHLEQLHLQASPLLQRQQQLQTELDRHKTRLLARLEEVQATTQQLQIQQKRHPQLQQAVQEISDRIAELDQLRIYQQQVRDKGLERRNFMERLQENQRTHEIQLSEVDQKIQLLQQETIAATVQNSKSKIQNPKLDAPDSPEPTPQNAKRKTQNLKLLTHSFPPCPLCDRPLDEHHWTLVLNKHQEKRQEILDQIWVIREQLAVSEREIQILRKEYRHLDQQLNPYTVMVERRGQLQQQLQATTEVQQAIQQLSLEATALQEALQTGTYATDLHEELQRLNQSLQQLNYDDKDLALARGEVDRWRWAEIKQAEIKQAQRRQTQIAQRKPDLQTQLATLQTQLSHYTHGAATQLNQLDQQLAELGYNLEQHNALRTALRQAQPWQLRYQELYQAQQTFPQVQQRITNLTQTLQERQEQLHTLQHQIKNLIQHLEQTPNHQSQIHFLEQQLQQRRLELDEHLADCGRLQQKQQQLEILSTQHSALSTQLQTLQRQYRIYQELTQAFGKNGIQAFMIENVLPQLEAETNHILGRLSANQLHIQFVTQRSRTNSKLKTQNSKLIETLDILIADAHGTRPYETYSGGEAFRVNFAIRLALARLLAQRSGTALQLLIVDEGFGTQDAEGCDRLIAAINAIAPDFACILAVTHVPHFKEAFQSRIEVFKTDTGSQLQLVM; translated from the coding sequence ATGATTCCTCTGCGATTGACGCTGAAAAATTTCCTGAGTTACCGGGAGGCTACCCTGAACTTCCAGGGACTGCATACGGCTTGCATTTGCGGAGCGAACGGAGCTGGCAAATCCTCTTTGCTGGAAGCGATCGCCTGGGCCATCTGGGGAGAAAGCCGCGCCTCCTCCGAAGATGATGTGATCCACTTAGGGGCAGCCGAAGCCCTGGTAGATTTTGTCTTCAGCACCCACCAGCACACCTATCGGATCATCCGCAGCCGCCAGCGGGGCCAGGGAACGACGTTAGATTTTCAGATTGCCAGGGAAGCAGACAACAAGGCAGAAGGGGAAGCGTCATTGGTCATTGGTCATTCGTCATTGGGAGAGGGCAAAGGACAAAGGACAAAGGACGAAGGACAGGGGACAATTCAAAATTCAAAATTCAAAATTCATAATTTTTCCTTCCGTTCTCTGACAGCCAAAGGGGTTCGTGCCACGCAACAGTTGATTCTGGAACATGTGAAGCTGGATTATGAGACGTTTATTAACTCGGCCTACCTGCGGCAGGGGCGGGCAGATGAGTTTATGTTGAAGCGACCGGGGGAACGGAAACAGATTCTGGCTGACCTGCTGAAGCTGAATCAGTATGATGAATTGGCCGATCGCGCCAAAGACCGGGCACGCCAGTTGAAAGGCCAGATTGAGGTATTAGAGAGTAATTTGCAGGGAATTCTGAACCAACTGCAACAACAGGATGCGATCGCCCAGGAGCAGTCTACCTTAGCCGCCGTCCTGGAACAGTTGCAACAGCAGCAAGCGGCAGATACCGAACAGTTGCAGACCCTGCGATCGCTGCAACATCAGCGGCAAGCCTGGCATCAACAACTAACCTGGCACCAGCAACAACAGCAGATTCTGGAACAGGACTATCACCGTTTGCAGCAAGAATTAGCGGCGGCTCACCATCAGCACCAGGAATTGAGCTTGATCTTAAGTCAGGAAAGCACGATCGCGGCTGAATACGCTCGCTTCCAGGCCCTGCAAGCTCAAGAAGAACACCTGGCCACTCAGTTCAAACAGCATCAACAGTTGCAGACCCAACGGCAGCGGGCACACCAGCAACAAACCGAAATCACGTTGCAACTGCAGAACAAAATTCAACAGGTTGAAGCTCAACTGGAGGCTTTACAACAACAAGAGCAGGAAATTCAGCACGCTCTGCGAAAAGCTTCCACCGTTGAAGAAGGTTTGCAGAAACTGCAACAGGCTCGCGCTCATCTGAACCATTTAGAGCAACTGCATCTGCAAGCCTCCCCCTTATTGCAACGACAGCAGCAACTCCAGACCGAACTCGATCGCCACAAAACTCGTTTGCTGGCTCGGTTAGAAGAAGTGCAAGCAACCACCCAACAGTTACAGATTCAACAAAAACGTCACCCTCAGCTACAACAGGCTGTGCAGGAAATCAGCGATCGGATTGCTGAATTGGATCAACTCCGCATCTATCAACAGCAAGTGCGTGACAAAGGACTGGAACGCCGCAACTTTATGGAGCGCCTGCAAGAAAACCAGCGTACCCACGAAATCCAACTTTCCGAAGTCGATCAAAAAATCCAATTGCTCCAACAAGAAACGATCGCAGCCACCGTTCAAAATTCAAAATCCAAAATCCAAAATCCAAAATTGGACGCACCTGATTCACCAGAACCAACCCCGCAAAACGCAAAACGCAAAACGCAAAACTTAAAACTTTTAACTCACTCCTTCCCCCCCTGTCCCCTGTGCGATCGTCCCCTGGATGAACACCACTGGACTTTGGTACTGAACAAACATCAGGAAAAACGACAGGAAATTCTTGACCAGATCTGGGTAATTCGCGAGCAACTGGCAGTATCGGAGCGGGAAATTCAGATTTTGCGCAAGGAATACCGCCATCTGGATCAACAATTGAACCCGTACACTGTCATGGTGGAACGCCGGGGTCAGCTTCAGCAACAGCTTCAGGCGACTACGGAGGTACAACAGGCCATCCAACAGTTATCGTTGGAAGCAACAGCATTACAGGAAGCACTCCAAACGGGCACCTATGCCACTGATTTACACGAAGAATTACAGCGGTTGAATCAGAGCCTGCAGCAACTGAATTATGACGATAAGGATCTGGCGCTGGCAAGAGGAGAAGTCGATCGCTGGCGCTGGGCCGAAATTAAGCAGGCTGAAATTAAACAAGCTCAGCGCCGACAGACGCAAATTGCCCAACGGAAACCCGATCTCCAAACTCAACTGGCTACCCTCCAAACCCAACTCAGCCACTATACTCATGGTGCTGCTACTCAACTCAACCAGCTTGATCAGCAACTGGCAGAACTGGGATACAACCTGGAACAGCATAATGCCTTACGGACTGCTCTGCGGCAAGCCCAACCCTGGCAGTTGCGCTATCAAGAACTCTATCAGGCGCAACAAACCTTTCCCCAGGTACAACAGCGGATTACCAATCTGACGCAAACTCTTCAGGAGCGGCAGGAGCAATTACATACCTTGCAGCACCAGATTAAAAACCTAATTCAGCATCTTGAACAGACTCCAAATCACCAATCTCAAATTCATTTCCTAGAACAACAACTACAACAACGTCGATTGGAATTGGATGAACATCTCGCAGACTGTGGCCGCTTGCAACAAAAGCAACAACAGCTAGAAATCCTCAGCACTCAGCATTCAGCACTCAGTACTCAACTACAAACTCTACAACGGCAGTACCGCATCTACCAAGAACTCACTCAAGCCTTTGGTAAAAATGGCATCCAAGCCTTCATGATTGAAAACGTTCTACCACAACTGGAAGCAGAAACGAATCATATCTTAGGTCGCTTAAGTGCTAATCAACTGCATATTCAATTTGTCACCCAACGCAGTCGCACCAACTCAAAACTCAAAACTCAAAACTCGAAACTCATCGAAACTTTGGATATTCTCATTGCCGATGCCCACGGTACTCGTCCCTACGAAACCTACTCTGGAGGGGAAGCTTTTCGAGTTAACTTTGCGATTCGATTAGCCCTGGCCCGCTTGCTGGCTCAACGCTCTGGTACGGCTCTGCAACTGTTAATTGTAGATGAGGGTTTTGGTACGCAGGATGCGGAAGGCTGCGATCGCCTGATTGCTGCCATTAACGCGATCGCCCCCGACTTTGCCTGCATTCTTGCTGTCACCCATGTTCCCCACTTCAAAGAAGCCTTCCAATCTCGTATCGAAGTCTTTAAAACCGACACAGGCTCTCAGTTGCAGTTAGTAATGTAA
- a CDS encoding glycosyltransferase family 39 protein, protein MRMFGIGLLVLAMSFRFIHLDRKVYWHDEVYTSTVITARPGHYLSEALFQNKFVKPADLLAYQQFVPGLTLTDMIVRKGLEDSQHPPFYYILLYFWAQIAGTAPAVLRGFSALLNVLIFPAVYWLCLELFESSLAGWIAIALFAVSPFHLVFAQEVREFGVWTAIILACSALLLRAIRSPSGQNWLWYGASMLVACYTALFTLWIAVGHFLYTLVIDPKNQFCQRPMQIGRRTILCSVTLLGVGLLFIPWLYFMVASGDLLGATTSWVAVPLPLDISLQMISFNFSRGFVDFNADLSDILAQVLAIALLILQGYAVYVLCRTAPKRIWWFILTFTGVTALALGLPDLIHGGQRFTVTRYLIPCIVGLQLAVVYLLTTYFTAPLQSWKFRFATTTFSILLILGIASCGVYAQANTWWNKVLNSNYHQVAELINSSDRPLIIADASSYNSASVVSLSYLLKPDTQLLLLPADSPDLPLNTLPGNIKTVFLFNLPEALRQHFEAKYQRPLVQAFQDPWNDIWKNP, encoded by the coding sequence ATGCGGATGTTTGGTATTGGCCTCTTAGTCCTGGCAATGAGCTTTCGGTTCATTCACCTCGATCGCAAAGTCTACTGGCATGACGAGGTATATACCTCAACCGTAATCACAGCTCGTCCTGGCCACTATCTCAGCGAAGCATTGTTTCAGAACAAATTCGTGAAACCAGCCGATCTTCTGGCCTATCAGCAGTTTGTACCGGGTTTAACCTTAACCGACATGATTGTTCGGAAGGGATTAGAAGACTCCCAACACCCCCCGTTCTACTACATCCTGTTGTATTTTTGGGCACAGATAGCAGGCACGGCTCCTGCAGTTTTGCGGGGATTTTCCGCCTTGCTCAATGTGTTAATTTTTCCAGCCGTGTACTGGTTATGTCTGGAACTGTTTGAGTCTTCGCTAGCGGGATGGATTGCGATCGCCCTGTTTGCTGTCTCGCCTTTTCATCTGGTTTTTGCCCAGGAAGTCCGAGAATTCGGAGTTTGGACAGCCATCATCCTGGCTTGTAGTGCGCTGCTGCTGCGGGCCATCCGCTCTCCTTCAGGACAAAACTGGCTATGGTACGGAGCATCCATGCTGGTGGCCTGTTATACGGCACTGTTCACTTTATGGATCGCAGTGGGACACTTCTTGTATACCCTGGTGATCGATCCCAAAAATCAGTTCTGCCAACGACCGATGCAGATTGGTAGGCGAACCATTCTGTGTAGCGTGACGCTGCTGGGAGTTGGTTTGCTGTTTATTCCCTGGCTGTACTTCATGGTTGCATCAGGTGATCTGCTGGGGGCCACCACTTCCTGGGTTGCCGTTCCGCTACCACTGGATATCAGCCTACAAATGATTAGTTTTAATTTCAGCCGTGGTTTTGTTGATTTCAATGCAGACTTAAGCGATATCCTGGCTCAAGTTCTGGCGATCGCCCTTCTGATCCTGCAGGGGTATGCTGTGTATGTCCTCTGTCGAACTGCACCAAAGCGTATCTGGTGGTTTATTCTCACCTTTACAGGAGTGACGGCCCTCGCCCTGGGACTTCCCGATTTAATCCATGGAGGACAGCGGTTTACGGTCACGCGCTATCTCATTCCCTGTATTGTGGGGTTGCAACTGGCTGTGGTTTACCTGCTGACCACCTATTTCACGGCTCCCCTGCAAAGCTGGAAATTTCGCTTTGCGACCACCACCTTCTCAATTCTGCTCATCCTGGGCATTGCCTCCTGTGGAGTCTATGCGCAAGCCAATACCTGGTGGAATAAGGTACTGAATTCCAACTATCATCAGGTGGCTGAGCTGATTAACAGTTCCGATCGTCCCCTGATTATTGCCGATGCGTCTAGTTACAATTCGGCCAGTGTAGTTTCCCTCAGCTACCTTCTGAAACCAGACACCCAACTCCTGCTCCTTCCGGCGGATAGCCCAGATCTCCCGCTCAACACCTTACCAGGAAACATCAAGACCGTTTTTCTCTTCAATCTGCCGGAAGCCTTACGCCAACATTTTGAGGCCAAGTACCAGCGCCCCTTAGTTCAGGCATTCCAGGATCCCTGGAACGATATCTGGAAGAATCCATGA
- a CDS encoding class I SAM-dependent methyltransferase, whose amino-acid sequence MHGDPVRFNRVLIRASFLIAIAFSCIGFLNGERLANQHIGVSVKKLLRQFLPPVGIQDIVLAPFVYPAAWVMRKIRWTGVDRMPHCKSALMKVGVFPIRNHYYEPQFDYRNSQSDFSQDRTLPGINWNISEQLAMLAKFSFAAELADLPQEKPETLKFYVNNNTFKSGDAEYWYQLIRAIKPRRIFEVGSGNSTLMAIHAICKNQEDDPSYQCEHICIEPYEVPWLEAAGVSVVRKKVEDIERSFFSKLQENDILFIDSSHVIRPQGDVLFEYLELLPSLNKGVIVHIHDIFSPKNYPKEWLEDEVLFWNEQYLLEAFLSHNSSWKIIGALNYLHHNYYEKLKSVAPFLTPEREPGSFYIQKILDLN is encoded by the coding sequence TTGCATGGAGATCCAGTCCGTTTCAATCGTGTGTTGATCAGAGCGAGTTTCCTGATTGCCATCGCGTTCTCATGTATTGGGTTTCTGAATGGGGAAAGACTTGCAAATCAACATATCGGAGTTTCTGTGAAAAAACTGCTAAGACAATTTCTTCCACCAGTAGGTATACAAGACATCGTATTGGCCCCCTTCGTCTATCCTGCCGCCTGGGTGATGAGAAAAATTCGGTGGACAGGTGTAGACAGGATGCCACATTGTAAGAGTGCTTTAATGAAGGTTGGCGTTTTTCCTATTCGCAATCATTATTACGAACCACAATTTGATTATCGCAACTCACAGTCAGACTTCTCTCAAGACAGAACCCTTCCTGGCATCAACTGGAACATTTCTGAACAACTAGCAATGCTTGCAAAGTTTTCATTTGCTGCTGAGCTTGCAGATCTTCCTCAAGAAAAGCCAGAGACACTCAAATTCTATGTGAATAACAACACCTTCAAGTCAGGAGATGCTGAATATTGGTATCAACTGATTCGAGCGATTAAGCCAAGAAGGATATTCGAAGTTGGTAGCGGGAACTCCACCTTGATGGCAATTCATGCCATCTGTAAAAATCAAGAGGATGATCCAAGCTATCAGTGTGAACATATTTGCATCGAGCCTTATGAAGTTCCCTGGCTTGAAGCAGCAGGTGTTTCCGTAGTCAGAAAAAAAGTTGAAGATATAGAGCGATCGTTCTTCTCCAAACTTCAAGAAAATGACATCTTATTCATTGACTCCTCCCATGTAATCAGACCTCAAGGTGATGTTCTTTTTGAATATCTTGAGTTATTACCATCCCTCAATAAAGGCGTGATTGTTCACATACACGACATTTTTTCACCTAAAAACTATCCAAAGGAATGGCTAGAAGATGAAGTCCTCTTCTGGAACGAACAATATTTACTAGAGGCATTCTTGTCACATAACAGTAGTTGGAAGATTATCGGTGCTCTAAACTATTTGCATCACAATTATTACGAGAAACTTAAATCCGTTGCGCCGTTTTTAACTCCTGAAAGAGAGCCTGGCTCATTCTATATTCAGAAAATTCTGGATCTAAATTAG